Proteins from a single region of Argiope bruennichi chromosome 6, qqArgBrue1.1, whole genome shotgun sequence:
- the LOC129972196 gene encoding zinc finger protein 208-like — protein MIALKTVMGSTTSENEVNEHLPCDKPKVYPCNDCGKGYEFTKLALLAHKRKCSHRESCICFVCSYNRPVHKRMPEFLPIIFQNLNFISNISNKRAKLFENRVTIQTGNSAIDSEIKHVKQSSADVSVALKGSETKGPEGKSESSDSWENSQSDDSQLNQNKKLLYVKPVSVVGSKNKLSKGKLSEISDSFENNHDGEPCNRKIYCIICDKHIFWESFGTHVLQHSIKIENSHLICPQCNQTFRSPNLYLMHFPSHLDDHDCLDCHCDHPKCFKRSAVPSAEHSYAGEGICYICLKNFNGSPSVLSHLKQHCKECPFTCDECSRSFRQTGNLQRHLLAHRGEKPHKCPQCGTGFSDPATLRNHVRTHTKETPFVCKVCKRGFSQVGNLKRHMALHVEKEKDASVLILNGGLNEKSIGVVEEEIGPEDEKSSGSDLFSDHEVRKAGDVLIYAESQGRTKKRGRNGQFKLHVCKLCGKKYAWRHDLNIHFRTHTGEKPYKCELCDKQFAQSGAVRMHKVRHHNKNKFNSKKLTRLKVTLPMQSQTTVAVTSPTTVAVTPPMQSPTTVAVTPPIST, from the coding sequence ATGATTGCTTTAAAGACAGTCATGGGAAGCACGACTTCTGAAAATGAAGTCAATGAACATTTACCATGTGACAAGCCTAAAGTTTATCCCTGTAATGATTGTGGTAAAGGGTATGAATTTACCAAACTAGCTTTACTAGCTCATAAGCGAAAATGTTCCCATCGAGAGTCATGCATTTGTTTTGTATGTAGTTACAATCGTCCTGTTCATAAAAGAATGCCTGAATTccttcccattatttttcaaaatttaaattttatttccaatatctCCAATAAAAGGGCAAAATTATTTGAGAATCGTGTAACTATTCAGACTGGAAACTCTGCAATTGATTCAGAAATAAAGCATGTGAAACAATCTTCTGCTGATGTATCTGTTGCTTTAAAAGGTTCTGAAACGAAAGGCCCTGAAGGAAAATCTGAAAGTTCAGATTCTTGGGAAAATAGCCAGTCGGATGATTCTCAACTGAACCAGAACAAAAAACTTTTATATGTCAAGCCTGTTTCTGTGGTAGGTTCAAAAAATAAACTGTCCAAAGGAAAGCTATCTGAAATCTCAGATTCCTTCGAAAACAACCATGATGGTGAACCTTGTAAtcgaaaaatttattgcattatttgtgATAAACACATCTTTTGGGAGTCCTTTGGAACTCACGTCTTGCAGCatagtataaaaatagaaaattctcaCCTTATTTGTCCTCAGTGCAACCAAACTTTCAGATCACCTAATTTGTACCTGATGCATTTTCCTAGTCATTTAGATGATCATGATTGCCTAGATTGCCATTGTGATCATCCAAAGTGTTTTAAGCGGTCTGCTGTACCCTCAGCAGAACATAGTTATGCAGGAGAGGGCATCTGTTATATATGTCTTAAGAATTTTAATGGAAGTCCTTCTGTATTATCTCACTTGAAACAACATTGTAAAGAGTGTCCCTTCACTTGTGATGAATGCAGCCGATCATTTCGGCAGACTGGAAATCTTCAGCGTCACTTGTTGGCCCATCGCGGGGAAAAGCCACATAAATGCCCTCAGTGTGGTACTGGATTTTCTGATCCTGCAACGCTTCGGAATCATGTACGCACCCATACTAAAGAAACTCCCTTTGTGTGCAAAGTCTGCAAGCGAGGTTTCTCACAAGTTGGAAATTTGAAACGCCATATGGCATTGCATGTCGAAAAGGAGAAAGATGCTTCTGTACTAATTTTAAATGGAGGACTTAATGAAAAGAGCATAGGTGTTGTGGAAGAAGAAATTGGTCCTGAAGATGAAAAAAGTTCTGGATCTGATTTATTTTCCGATCATGAAGTTCGGAAAGCTGGTGATGTATTAATTTATGCTGAATCTCAAGGTAGAACTAAAAAGCGAGGTAGAAATGGGCAGTTCAAGTTACATGTATGTAAATTATGTGGTAAAAAATATGCTTGGCGACATGATCTCAATATTCACTTCAGGACACATACTGGAGAAAAGCCATACAAATGCGAATTGTGTGACAAACAGTTTGCTCAGAGTGGTGCAGTTCGTATGCATAAAGTTcgtcatcataataaaaataaatttaattcaaaaaagttaACTCGATTAAAAGTCACACTTCCAATGCAGTCACAGACAACAGTTGCAGTCACATCACCAACAACAGTTGCAGTCACACCACCAATGCAATCACCAACAACAGTTGCAGTCACACCACCAATTTCAACCTag